One genomic region from Chthonomonas calidirosea T49 encodes:
- a CDS encoding aldo/keto reductase has product MALINIPGTDLYPSTICLGTGEFGTSLDRESSFRILDAYVECGGNFIDTAHVYGDWVPGERGLSEKTIGAWIQSRKNRDQIILATKGGHWDLQAPHVSRVTPKEIVKDLDESLQFLQTDIIDLYWLHRDDPDVPYEAIIETLNAQREAGKLRWFGASNWRTPRLRAANAYAKSHGLQGFVADQVLWNAAVLAKYPYGDPTVGWMDEERFFFHEETGMAAVPFQSQAYGLFHRMANGTLHEMNPGFLSFYRLPETSRRFHRMQRLAQETGLTITQIVLGYLRGQPFPTIPIVGCRSVAQVRDSMTAADIALTADQILFIAHG; this is encoded by the coding sequence ATGGCTTTGATCAATATTCCGGGCACCGATCTTTACCCCTCCACCATTTGTCTTGGAACAGGTGAATTTGGTACCTCTCTTGATCGCGAAAGCTCCTTTCGCATTCTCGATGCATATGTGGAGTGCGGAGGCAACTTCATTGATACCGCCCACGTCTACGGCGATTGGGTTCCCGGAGAAAGAGGCCTCAGTGAGAAGACGATTGGAGCCTGGATTCAATCGCGCAAGAATCGCGATCAGATCATCCTCGCAACTAAAGGAGGACACTGGGACCTCCAGGCTCCTCATGTCTCCCGTGTCACACCAAAAGAGATTGTAAAAGACCTTGATGAAAGCCTACAGTTTCTTCAAACCGATATCATAGACCTCTACTGGCTTCATCGAGATGACCCCGACGTACCGTATGAAGCCATCATCGAAACCCTCAACGCGCAGCGGGAGGCAGGAAAATTGCGATGGTTCGGCGCCTCCAACTGGAGAACTCCACGTCTGCGAGCCGCTAATGCCTATGCAAAATCTCATGGACTTCAAGGCTTCGTTGCTGACCAAGTGCTTTGGAACGCTGCCGTTCTCGCAAAATATCCTTATGGCGACCCAACCGTTGGTTGGATGGATGAAGAGCGTTTCTTTTTCCATGAGGAAACGGGCATGGCGGCAGTGCCCTTCCAATCTCAAGCTTATGGGTTGTTTCATCGTATGGCCAACGGAACCCTCCACGAAATGAACCCCGGCTTTTTAAGTTTTTATCGCTTACCCGAAACCTCCCGTCGCTTTCACCGTATGCAGCGACTTGCTCAGGAAACGGGGCTCACCATAACCCAAATTGTGCTCGGCTATTTAAGAGGGCAGCCGTTCCCAACCATTCCCATCGTCGGCTGTCGCAGTGTGGCACAGGTACGCGACAGCATGACCGCGGCCGATATCGCACTTACAGCCGATCAGATCCTTTTCATTGCACACGGCTAG